In Scatophagus argus isolate fScaArg1 chromosome 7, fScaArg1.pri, whole genome shotgun sequence, a genomic segment contains:
- the dldh gene encoding dihydrolipoyl dehydrogenase, mitochondrial, with amino-acid sequence MQSWTQLYRCLATRNHHLPCKLHGAAALSVRTYADKAAIDADVTVVGSGPGGYVAAIKAAQLGFKTVCVEKNTTLGGTCLNVGCIPSKALLNNSYLYHMAHGKDFESRGIEISGISLNLEKMMAQKSGAVKALTGGIAHLFKQNKVTHVHGFGRVSGKNQVTATAADGSEQVINTKNILIATGSEVTPFPGIQIDEDTIVSSTGALSLKKVPEEMIVIGAGVIGVELGSVWHRLGSKVTLVEFLGHVGGMGIDMEMSKNFQRILQKQGLKFKLSTKVMGATKRPDGKIDVAVEAAAGGKNETLTCDVLLVCIGRRPFTQNLGLESVGIELDNRGRIPINNRFQTKVPSIYAIGDVVAGPMLAHKAEDEGIICVEGMAGGAVHIDYNCVPSVIYTHPEVAWVGKTEEQLKEEGVPYKVGKFPFAANSRAKTNADTDGMVKILSHKETDRMLGAHIVGSGAGEMINEAALAMEYGASCEDVARVCHAHPTVSEAFREANLAASFGKAINF; translated from the exons atgcagaGCTGGACTCAGTTATACCGCTGTCTGGCCACG CGCAACCACCACCTTCCCTGCAAACTGCATggagctgcagctctgtctgtcaGAACCTACGCTGACAAAGCAGCAA TTGATGCAGACGTCACAGTGGTGGGCTCCGGTCCGGGTGGCTACGTTGCTGCCATCAAAGCTGCACAGCTTGGCTTCAAG actgtgtgtgttgagaaAAACACCACCCTGGGTGGGACGTGTCTGAATGTTGGCTGCATCCCCTCCAAG GCTCTGCTAAACAACTCCTACTTGTACCACATGGCTCATGGCAAAGACTTTGAAAGCAGAGGCATTGAAA TTTCAGGCATCTCGCTGAATTTGGAGAAGATGATGGCTCAGAAGAGCGGGGCGGTCAAAGCTCTGACTGGAGGAATCGCACATCTGTTCAAACAGAATAAA GTGACCCACGTCCATGGTTTTGGAAGGGTGTCCGGTAAGAACCAGGTGACGGCCacagcagcagatggcagcGAGCAGGTCATCAACACCAAGAACATCCTTATTGCCACTGGCTCCGAGGTCACGCCCTTCCCTGGGATCCAG aTTGACGAGGACACCATCGTGTCTTCAACAGGAGCTCTGTCTCTGAAGAAAGTTCCAGAGGAGATGATTGTGATCGGAGCTGGAGTCATCGGAGTGGAGCTG GGGTCAGTTTGGCATCGTCTGGGCTCCAAAGTCACACTGGTGGAGTTCCTGGGCCATGTGGGCGGCATGGGAATCGACATGGAGATGTCCAAAAACTTCCAGCGCATCCTGCAGAAGCAGGGCCTTAAGTTCAAACTCAGCACCAAAGTCATGGGAGCCACCAAGAGGCCTGATGGCAAGATCGATGTGGC AGTGGAGGCAGCAGCCGGAGGGAAAAACGAGACTCTGACTTGTGACGTGCTGCTGGTTTGTATCGGCAGACGACCTTTCACCCAGAACCTGGGTCTGGAGTCTGTGGGCATCGAGCTGGACAACAGGGGCCGCATTCCCATCAACAACCGCTTCCAGACCAAAGTACCCAG TATTTATGCGATCGGTGACGTGGTTGCCGGGCCGATGTTGGCCCACAAGGCCGAGGACGAAGGCATCATCTGTGTTGAGGGCATGGCTGGTGGCGCCGTGCACATCGACTACAACTGTGTTCCCTCCGTCATCTACACCCACCCTGAGGTGGCCTGGGTGGGCaagacagaggagcagctgaaagaggag ggTGTCCCCTACAAAGTTGGAAAGTTTCCCTTCGCAGCCAACAGCCGAGCCAAAACCAACGCCGACACTGACGGTATGGTCAAGATCCTCAGCCACAAGGAGACGGACAGGATGCTGGGAGCTCACATTGTTGGATCT GGGGCAGGAGAGATGATCAATGAAGCTGCTTTGGCCATGGAGTACGGCGCTTCCTGTGAGGACGTCGCCAGAGTCTGCCACGCCCATCCT ACGGTGTCGGAGGCCTTCAGGGAAGCAAACCTGGCCGCCTCCTTCGGAAAAGCCATCAACTTTTAA